The following coding sequences are from one Diospyros lotus cultivar Yz01 chromosome 7, ASM1463336v1, whole genome shotgun sequence window:
- the LOC127806967 gene encoding uncharacterized acetyltransferase At3g50280-like, with amino-acid sequence MADIKVISTHTVRAAAASSGASPHRIELTPWDLQLLLLGPIQKGLLFLKPTPFPQPQPQDQDFVVVQQLKLALSRTLDFFTPLAGRLGVSHNSDGTSSFFVHCNNAGADFVHAVAENVTVADILEPVFVPRIVHSFFPLNGVYNFHGVSIPLMAVQVTELLDGFFIGCTMNHSIGDGSSFWNFFNSWSEISRGSLSISRPPVFDRWFPGDTKPPISIPFCFDQIQDKFILPPMEERVFHFPKEKIADLKAKANAEMESTTISSLQALLAHLWRSVARCQQLKSGQELRYMLTIGARSRLQPPLPETYFGNSLVIEILTATAGELRREGLGRAAWRLNGAICSKTSEEVVELFKSWVENPKMPTLDGLTSNCLTTSSSPRFNVYGNDFGWGKPVAVRSGAANKSDGKLTIFPGAVEGSIDIEVCLSPEKMATLGDDEEFMAAAKI; translated from the exons ATGGCGGATATCAAAGTCATCTCCACCCACACCGTCCGAGCGGCAGCCGCCAGCAGTGGCGCATCGCCACACCGGATAGAGCTAACTCCATGGGATCTCCAGCTTCTTCTGCTCGGCCCCATCCAGAAGGGCCTTCTCTTTCTCAAGCCCACTCCATTTCCACAACCACAACCACAAGACCAAGACTTTGTTGTTGTTCAGCAACTCAAGCTCGCTCTCTCTCGCACCCTCGATTTCTTCACTCCCCTCGCCGGCCGCCTCGGCGTCTCCCACAACTCCGACGGCACCTCCTCCTTCTTCGTCCACTGCAACAACGCCGGCGCCGATTTCGTTCACGCCGTGGCCGAGAACGTGACCGTCGCCGATATTCTTGAGCCGGTGTTCGTGCCTCGGATTGTCCACTCTTTCTTCCCTCTCAATGGAGTCTATAATTTCCATGGCGTTTCCATTCCCCTCATGGCAGTTCAAGTAACCGAGCTGCTCGACGGCTTTTTCATCG GATGCACGATGAATCACTCAATCGGCGACGGCTCGTCGTTCTGGAATTTCTTCAATTCTTGGTCGGAAATATCGCGTGGCTCTCTCTCCATATCGCGGCCTCCAGTCTTCGACCGGTGGTTTCCCGGCGATACCAAACCTCCCATTTCCATCCCTTTCTGCTTCGATCAAATTCAAGACAAGTTCATTCTACCGCCGATGGAAGAGCGGGTTTTCCACTTCCCCAAAGAGAAAATCGCCGATCTCAAAGCCAAAGCCAACGCTGAGATGGAATCAACCACCATTTCCTCTCTCCAGGCTCTGCTGGCTCACCTATGGCGATCCGTGGCCCGCTGCCAGCAACTCAAGTCGGGCCAAGAACTGAGATACATGTTAACGATCGGCGCACGGTCTAGACTGCAACCGCCGCTGCCGGAAACTTACTTCGGGAACAGCCTTGTTATTGAGATCTTGACCGCCACCGCGGGGGAGCTCCGGCGAGAGGGACTGGGCAGAGCGGCGTGGCGACTGAACGGAGCGATCTGCTCGAAGACAAGTGAAGAAGTGGTGGAACTGTTCAAGAGCTGGGTGGAGAATCCGAAGATGCCAACGCTTGATGGATTGACGAGTAATTGTTTGACGACCAGTAGTTCGCCGAGGTTCAATGTGTATGGGAATGACTTTGGATGGGGAAAACCGGTGGCGGTGCGAAGTGGGGCGGCGAACAAGAGCGACGGCAAGTTGACCATATTTCCGGGGGCGGTAGAGGGGAGCATCGACATTGAAGTTTGCTTGTCGCCGGAGAAAATGGCGACTTTGGGAGACGATGAAGAGTTCATGGCGGCCGCAAAAATCTGA